The following coding sequences lie in one Candidatus Eremiobacterota bacterium genomic window:
- a CDS encoding prolyl oligopeptidase family serine peptidase translates to MNSWAMNLPTRSVLFILTIALVAATAPAPPPPPAVRNVTTVYYGVSVPDPYRYFEDSKDPGLANYFREQSSYTRQILDALPGREALAKRIAQLDNGNESLDTVRIVGSYYFYLKRAAGANTTKLYRRRIAGGPERLVFDPDTFARSPMQHYTFDYYSISPDGRYAAIGTAEGGSENTVLHVVDVRDGRLLSDVIERAVYLDPQWLSDSRSFYYFRTPDLGPNAPQSARDTQGVVRLHVLGRSPDLDPAIFGYGLSAAIPFAPEDAAIVNVSPRTTWAVAAIYHGVQNEIALYAAPASQAINGHAPWRKIVGYEDDVTAFEVVNNTLYLSSHLNASRHRILAVDLRNPSLANAREAVAQSRSVIEALSLAADGIYLQDLDGGISKLRRLAINSDGTPGKITDIALPFAGTISETATDPLRAGATFDMQSWTKSPLWYRVSSTNSVSDTGLRKKSAVDYSGIMAREVFAQSSDGTKVPLSIVMRANTALDGTNRALVDGYGAYGISISPAFSPTRLAWLERGGIFAECHVRGGGEFGEDWHFAAHIATKQRTIDDFIACARYLLDNRYTTSARLAGSGTSAGGVTIGNAIVQHPELFAAALDVVGDTNPTRDEFAEGGPANIPEFGSVTDPVGFKALYETDPYIHIRDGVAYPAVLAITGANDPRVAPWIVAKFAARLQAATSSGKPVLLRVDYDAGHGNLGASRAQTQSLITDEYAFLLWQLS, encoded by the coding sequence GTGAACTCTTGGGCGATGAATTTGCCGACTCGGTCCGTCCTTTTTATCCTCACCATCGCCCTCGTCGCTGCGACAGCGCCGGCACCGCCTCCGCCGCCCGCCGTGCGCAATGTGACGACCGTGTATTACGGCGTCTCCGTGCCCGACCCGTACCGCTATTTCGAGGATTCAAAGGATCCGGGACTGGCCAACTACTTTCGCGAGCAGAGCAGCTACACGCGACAAATTCTCGACGCATTGCCGGGCCGAGAGGCGCTAGCCAAACGAATCGCCCAACTCGACAACGGCAATGAGAGCCTCGACACCGTGCGGATCGTCGGCTCGTATTACTTTTACCTCAAACGCGCGGCAGGAGCGAACACCACGAAGCTCTACCGCCGGCGCATTGCCGGTGGCCCGGAACGTCTGGTATTCGATCCGGATACCTTTGCGCGCTCGCCGATGCAACACTACACGTTCGATTACTACTCCATATCGCCCGACGGCCGTTATGCCGCGATCGGGACCGCCGAAGGCGGTTCGGAGAACACCGTATTGCACGTGGTCGACGTGCGCGACGGACGCTTGCTGTCGGACGTCATCGAGCGCGCCGTTTATTTAGATCCGCAGTGGCTCAGCGATTCGCGCTCGTTCTATTATTTTCGAACCCCGGATCTCGGCCCCAATGCGCCGCAAAGCGCGCGCGACACCCAAGGAGTGGTTCGACTGCACGTACTGGGTCGCAGCCCGGATCTCGATCCGGCGATTTTCGGCTACGGCTTGTCGGCGGCGATTCCGTTCGCCCCCGAAGATGCAGCGATCGTCAACGTGTCGCCCAGGACGACTTGGGCGGTTGCCGCGATCTATCACGGCGTGCAGAACGAAATTGCGCTCTATGCGGCGCCCGCCTCGCAGGCCATCAACGGCCACGCACCTTGGCGCAAAATAGTCGGTTACGAAGATGACGTCACGGCTTTCGAAGTCGTCAACAACACGCTCTATTTGAGCTCGCATCTGAATGCTTCCCGTCACCGCATCCTGGCCGTGGACTTGCGTAACCCGTCGCTCGCAAATGCTCGTGAGGCGGTCGCCCAAAGCCGAAGCGTCATCGAAGCGCTCAGCCTCGCGGCCGACGGGATCTATCTTCAAGACCTCGACGGCGGAATCTCCAAACTGCGACGCCTTGCGATTAATTCCGATGGCACGCCGGGAAAGATCACCGATATCGCTTTACCGTTTGCCGGAACGATTTCGGAGACCGCGACGGATCCGCTGCGAGCCGGTGCGACGTTCGACATGCAGTCGTGGACGAAATCCCCGTTGTGGTATCGCGTTTCAAGCACCAATTCGGTGAGCGACACGGGCCTTCGCAAGAAATCAGCGGTCGACTATTCCGGAATCATGGCCCGGGAAGTCTTTGCCCAGAGTTCGGACGGGACAAAGGTGCCGCTCTCGATCGTCATGCGCGCCAATACCGCGCTCGACGGTACAAATCGGGCGCTCGTAGACGGTTACGGTGCGTACGGAATTTCGATCTCGCCGGCATTCAGCCCGACGCGCCTGGCCTGGCTGGAGCGCGGCGGCATTTTCGCCGAGTGCCACGTTCGCGGCGGCGGCGAGTTTGGTGAAGACTGGCACTTTGCGGCGCATATCGCCACCAAGCAGCGAACCATTGACGATTTCATCGCGTGCGCACGCTATCTTCTGGATAACCGATACACGACGTCGGCGCGCCTCGCCGGCTCGGGAACGAGTGCGGGCGGCGTTACGATTGGCAACGCCATCGTTCAGCATCCCGAGCTTTTCGCCGCGGCGCTCGACGTCGTGGGCGATACGAATCCGACTCGCGACGAATTTGCCGAAGGCGGCCCCGCCAACATTCCCGAGTTCGGAAGCGTTACCGATCCGGTCGGATTCAAGGCCCTCTACGAGACCGATCCCTACATTCACATACGCGACGGGGTCGCGTATCCGGCGGTTCTCGCCATTACCGGGGCAAACGATCCGCGCGTCGCTCCGTGGATCGTCGCAAAGTTCGCGGCGCGTTTACAAGCGGCGACGTCGAGCGGGAAGCCGGTGTTGTTGCGCGTGGACTACGACGCGGGCCACGGCAACCTCGGGGCGTCTCGCGCGCAAACGCAGTCGCTCATCACCGATGAATACGCGTTCCTGCTCTGGCAACTCAGCTGA